In a genomic window of Tripterygium wilfordii isolate XIE 37 chromosome 8, ASM1340144v1, whole genome shotgun sequence:
- the LOC120004630 gene encoding protein TAPETUM DETERMINANT 1-like codes for MRASLNTRFALVFLSFSLALLFVLALLTGLLDGHSLTGASQVDVNSGNRTLSAPNRKLLRHVMAIEEPERIGEKCTKSDIVIQQGPTDPLPNGIPTYTVEITNVCVTGCDITRIHLKCGWFSSASLINPKIFKRLRYNDCIVNEGRPLVNGGTLSFQYANTFHYPLSVSSVVCS; via the exons atgcgAGCTTCGTTAAACACCCGATTCGCTCTGGTTTTCCTATCTTTCTCTCTCGCTCTACTCTTCGTGCTCGCCTTACTTACAG GTCTTTTGGACGGTCATTCTCTTACCGGAGCGAGTCAGGTGGACGTCAACAGTGGGAATAGAACATTATCAGCTCCAAATCGCAAGCTGCTTCGCCATG TAATGGCAATTGAGGAGCCGGAGAGGATAGGAGAGAAGTGTACAAAATCAGATATAGTGATACAACAAGGACCCACAGACCCGCTTCCCAATGGAATACCTACCTACACTGTTGAGATCACGAATGTGTGCGTTACTGGTTGTGATATAACCCGGATTCACCTCAAGTGTGGCTGGTTCAGCTCAGCTTCCCTCATCAACCCTAAGATCTTCAAGCGTCTTCGCTACAATGACTGTATAGTCAATGAAGGCAGGCCCTTGGTCAACGGTGGCACTCTCTCATTTCAGTATGCCAATACCTTCCACTACCCTCTTTCTGTCTCCTCAGTTGTGTGCTCTTAG
- the LOC120004228 gene encoding auxin-responsive protein SAUR71-like, with protein sequence MDIMKGKWKKIAVSKALERCRSLSLSREEDKKKTKKRKVEVAPEGCFAVYVGAEKQRFIIKTEFANHPLFKMLLENAESEYGYDSSGPILIPCNVDLFYKVLAEMNNCDDDDEDDGQISQYIGCGYGAVLCMSPSRRGSSTKGCGGGGYRLLSPSRMLKLNGF encoded by the coding sequence ATGGATATCATGAAGGGGAAGTGGAAGAAAATTGCGGTGTCGAAGGCATTGGAACGATGTCGTTCACTGAGTTTATCAAGAGAAGAAGataagaagaagacgaagaagaggAAGGTTGAGGTGGCGCCGGAGGGTTGTTTCGCGGTGTACGTTGGAGCGGAGAAACAAAGGTTCATAATCAAGACTGAATTCGCTAACCATCCTTTATTCAAGATGTTGCTTGAGAATGCGGAGTCGGAATACGGTTACGATAGCTCTGGACCCATTTTGATTCCCTGTAATGTTGATTTGTTCTATAAAGTGTTGGCGGAGATGAATAATTGCGACGATGACGACGAGGATGATGGTCAGATTAGTCAGTATATTGGTTGCGGTTATGGTGCTGTTCTTTGTATGAGTCCTTCCCGTCGTGGCAGCAGTACTAagggttgtggtggtggtggctatAGGCTTCTTAGTCCTTCAAGAATGTTGAAGTTGAATGGGTTTTGA